The region ATTGCCGGCGGCGATCTCGCCCGAGGCGCCCGCGATGTCGTGCGTGCCGCCGCGTACCTCGCCGACGATGCCGGTCAGGCTGGCCGTCATGTCTTTCAGCGCCTGCAGCAACTGGCCCACTTCATCGCTGGATTCGACGCGGATATTGTCGCTCAAGTCGCCGCCGGCCACCTTGCGGGCCACTTTGACGGCATGGCGCAGCGGGCGCACGATGCCGCTGCTGATGAACCAGGCCGTAAGCAGACTCAGCACGCCGCCGATCACGCCCAGTGCAATGATCAGCATGCTGGTATTGCGCGCCCGCGCCACGGCTGCGCCGGCCGCTTCGCGCATGAGGGCGGACTGGGCCGCGATCTGCCGGTCGATGTCGCGCAGGGCCGCCGGATCTGCCTGCGTGGAGTTGCGCAAGGCGTGCAGTTGTTCGATGCGCGCATAGCGCTGGTTCACGCTGGCGTCGATTTCCCCGCTGACCGTGGATAGTTGCCAGGTGCTGATGATCACGACGATGGCCAGCAACAGCGATGCCAGCAGAAAGCCTGTTGTCAGGCGTGCTCCGATACGGATGTTGGAAAGTTTCATGTCCCCTCAGCGGTTGTCCCATGGTGGCCACTTCCCATGCGGACGGCATGGTGCGGCGCGATTGCCCCTGACATTGCTGGGGTGAAATGAGTGTAGCAGTGCAGTACTAAGTAATCTATAAATATTTCCATATTGGAATTTGTTGCTGATTATTCAGCAACAGATGACGACTGCATGTCGGAACGAATCACGGCAATGAATCAGGAGTTTTCCTACTGATTCGGGCGGGATTGTCTGACTAGCCATTTGAGCCGCCGCGCCTACACTCCAATCCTGGCCCGCTGGCGCATGCCTGCCGGCGGCATCGCGATTGTCAACCGTAACATTAAGTGCAGCATTAACCGCAACAGGAGACCGAGATGGCGAATATTCAATCGGGTACGGAAGGGACGGCACGCACGGAACTCATGGCCATGCGCCTGAATGCGCTGGACTGGGTGGCCATGGTGCTGCTGATCGTGGGCGGCTTGAACTGGGGCCTGGTGGGCCTGTTCGATATCGATGTGGTGGCGCGCCTGCTCGGCGACGTGACGATGGCGTCGCGCACCGTCTATGTGCTGGTGGGCCTGGCTGCCCTGTATTCGATCTATCTGTGCGTGCGCAAGCTGCCGTCCAAGCCATGACGGGAGAGCTGCCATGCCTGTCGGCGCCAATCCCAAGCGTGAACGCGAATTCAGGAAACTGGACAAGGATTTCAAGCAGGAAGGGCGCTATCGGGGCCGCGAGGAAGAAGTTGCCGCCCGCATCGTGAACAAGCAAAGGGCGCAAGCGGGCGAAACGCTCGTGCCACGGGCCGGCAAGCCAACGGGCAAGGGTGGGGCACCGGAGCTACCCATCGACGGCTACCAGCACCTGACGGTGGCGCAGATATGCGGCAAGCTGGAGGGCCTGTCCGCTGCCGACCTCAAGCGTTTGCGTACCTATGAAATGGCGCACAAGAAGCGCAAGGGCGTATTGCAGGCGCTGGGAGCCTGACCTGGCGCGGCGTGGTTCCTGTGGCTTGATGCGGGGCGTTGCTTTCAGCCG is a window of Janthinobacterium sp. 1_2014MBL_MicDiv DNA encoding:
- a CDS encoding DUF378 domain-containing protein — protein: MANIQSGTEGTARTELMAMRLNALDWVAMVLLIVGGLNWGLVGLFDIDVVARLLGDVTMASRTVYVLVGLAALYSIYLCVRKLPSKP